Proteins from a genomic interval of Flammeovirgaceae bacterium SG7u.111:
- a CDS encoding IS4 family transposase, producing the protein MSTLLTLLRLTCAFLYSGGRSSVRKKAESKCIHLYDVETQIPAFFHITEASVHDSTAMKEIPYEPGSYYIFDRAYNHFKMLYKIHQIGAFFVVRAKKNLQCKTIKWKRRLPKNVLSDVTIELTGFYPKQYYPGHLRLVRYWDEEQKRQLLFLTNAMHISALQVAQLYKNRWQVELFFKWLKQHLKIKKFWGTTENAVRIQIYVAICTYCLVAIVQKDMKLDRSTYEVLQILSISLTDKTHLRDLFQRTKFQNDKERFRLNEPNLFNY; encoded by the coding sequence ATGTCTACGCTTTTGACTCTACTACGATTGACTTGTGCCTTTCTGTATTCTGGTGGGCGAAGTTCCGTAAGAAAAAAGGCGGAATCAAAGTGCATACATTTATATGATGTAGAGACGCAGATCCCCGCATTCTTTCATATTACAGAAGCTTCTGTACACGATTCTACGGCGATGAAAGAGATTCCTTATGAACCAGGATCTTATTACATATTTGACCGTGCATATAACCACTTCAAGATGTTGTATAAGATTCATCAGATAGGGGCTTTCTTCGTTGTCAGGGCAAAAAAGAACCTCCAATGCAAGACAATCAAATGGAAACGGAGGTTGCCCAAGAACGTACTTTCTGATGTTACAATTGAATTGACTGGTTTTTATCCAAAACAATATTATCCAGGACATCTTCGGCTCGTCAGATATTGGGATGAAGAACAAAAGCGCCAGCTTCTATTCTTGACCAATGCAATGCACATTTCTGCTTTGCAAGTTGCCCAGCTTTATAAAAATCGCTGGCAAGTCGAGTTGTTCTTCAAATGGTTAAAGCAACATCTGAAAATCAAAAAATTCTGGGGTACTACTGAAAATGCGGTCCGTATACAGATCTATGTTGCTATATGCACCTACTGTTTGGTGGCAATTGTCCAGAAAGACATGAAACTTGACAGAAGCACATATGAGGTCTTACAGATATTGAGTATATCATTGACCGATAAAACTCATCTTCGAGACCTCTTCCAGAGAACTAAATTTCAAAATGACAAAGAACGTTTTAGGCTGAATGAGCCAAATTTGTTTAATTATTGA
- a CDS encoding DUF4372 domain-containing protein, producing the protein MHKDKYVFAQLASFLDRNKFNYIVRKYDGNKYVKHFTCWNQLLALMFGQLSNRESLRDLIVALDAHHSKSYHLGLGKNVSRSSLSRANQDRDHRIFEEYAYYLVDEARQKRVSDIFKLDGNVYAFDSTTIDLCLSVFWWAKFRKKKGGIKVHTFI; encoded by the coding sequence ATGCATAAGGATAAATACGTTTTCGCTCAGTTAGCATCGTTTCTGGATAGGAATAAGTTTAACTACATCGTTCGTAAGTATGACGGAAACAAATACGTGAAGCATTTCACTTGTTGGAACCAGCTGCTTGCCCTGATGTTTGGGCAATTATCCAATCGTGAAAGCCTGAGAGATCTGATTGTCGCACTTGATGCCCATCATTCCAAATCTTATCATTTGGGTTTGGGCAAGAATGTTTCTAGGTCATCCTTGTCTAGGGCCAACCAGGACAGGGACCATCGCATCTTTGAAGAGTATGCTTACTATCTGGTTGATGAAGCCCGTCAGAAACGGGTTTCTGACATCTTCAAGCTTGACGGCAATGTCTACGCTTTTGACTCTACTACGATTGACTTGTGCCTTTCTGTATTCTGGTGGGCGAAGTTCCGTAAGAAAAAAGGCGGAATCAAAGTGCATACATTTATATGA
- a CDS encoding glycoside hydrolase family 65 protein, with protein sequence MKEYLKHDEWSIIEEGFKPEYNRISESVFSIGNGHMGMRANFEEQYSGDSLQGSYLAGVYYPDKTRVGWWKNGYPEYFAKVINAPNWIGINIEIAGESLDLAHCEVLDFRRELNMKEGYLERSFTARLKSGKEVAVNAKRFVSLPAKDIGAIRYAIKPLNFSDSIEFTPYLDGDVHNEDSNYDEQFWDEISREIPTEDEGYLVSKTKKTGFVVCTGMKFSLTQGGRTVQLNPIPSEKKQYVSHTFTVDCKEGEETVLFKFGCNVTSRDYPEAELTDICKKLLNTYAEKGFGVLLHEQSRAWGMKWATSDIIIKGDVAAQQGIRFNIFQLNQTYTGEDERLNIGPKGFTGEKYGGVTYWDTEAYCLPFYLATHEPHVAKQLVVYRYKHLQKAIENAEKLGFKNGAALYPMVTINGEECHNEWEITFEEIHRNGAIAFAIFDYIRYTGDHEYMVEYGLEVLIAISRFWAQRVNFSEAKQQYVMLGVTGPNEYENNINNNWYTSTLACWTMKYTIESLGYVKSKNEDKYDDLIAKVNFNFEEETTKWLDILEKMYLGEDSKKGIFLQQDNFYDKELIPAAELPAEETPIHEHWSWDRILRSCYIKQADVLQGIYLFEDQFDKETIERNFDFYEPLTVHESSLSPCVHSILAASIGRREKAYEMYVRTSRLDLDDYNNDTDDGLHITSMAGTWMSVIKGFGGMRVQNGEAYFEPFVPGNWEALAFKVYFRGHLLSVMATKEKVAISNQSEEPIRLHLFGARHKIEPNGVVEVDAK encoded by the coding sequence ATGAAAGAATATTTGAAGCACGACGAGTGGTCGATCATAGAAGAAGGTTTCAAACCCGAATACAACCGAATTTCAGAAAGTGTGTTTAGCATTGGCAACGGACACATGGGCATGCGAGCCAATTTTGAAGAGCAATATAGCGGAGATTCCTTACAGGGAAGTTACTTGGCTGGAGTGTATTACCCCGACAAAACAAGAGTTGGATGGTGGAAAAATGGCTATCCCGAATATTTTGCCAAGGTGATAAACGCTCCCAATTGGATTGGGATAAATATAGAAATAGCAGGTGAATCCTTAGATTTGGCACATTGCGAAGTATTGGACTTTCGCAGGGAGCTAAACATGAAAGAAGGCTACCTCGAACGATCTTTTACCGCAAGGTTGAAAAGCGGGAAAGAGGTGGCAGTGAATGCAAAGCGGTTTGTAAGCCTTCCTGCCAAAGATATTGGGGCGATCAGGTATGCGATAAAGCCACTCAACTTTTCTGACTCTATTGAATTCACCCCTTACCTCGATGGCGATGTCCACAACGAGGATTCTAACTACGACGAGCAGTTTTGGGATGAAATCAGCCGAGAAATCCCGACCGAAGACGAAGGGTATTTGGTTTCAAAAACCAAGAAAACAGGTTTTGTTGTTTGTACAGGAATGAAGTTCAGCCTTACCCAAGGCGGAAGGACGGTACAGCTGAACCCAATTCCTTCGGAAAAGAAACAATATGTTTCCCACACATTTACTGTAGATTGTAAAGAGGGTGAAGAAACCGTGCTTTTCAAATTTGGCTGCAACGTTACCTCGCGCGATTATCCTGAGGCTGAGCTTACAGATATTTGCAAGAAATTGCTCAATACCTATGCAGAGAAAGGCTTTGGCGTTCTGCTCCATGAGCAAAGCAGGGCTTGGGGCATGAAATGGGCTACCAGTGACATTATTATAAAAGGAGACGTAGCTGCACAGCAGGGAATCCGCTTTAATATTTTCCAACTCAACCAAACCTACACGGGCGAAGACGAACGCCTGAACATTGGGCCAAAAGGCTTCACAGGAGAGAAATACGGAGGCGTAACTTACTGGGACACAGAAGCATATTGCCTACCATTTTACCTCGCTACGCACGAGCCACATGTTGCCAAACAACTGGTAGTTTACCGCTACAAACACCTGCAAAAGGCGATAGAAAATGCGGAAAAACTAGGCTTTAAAAATGGAGCTGCACTGTACCCAATGGTGACCATCAACGGTGAAGAATGCCATAACGAGTGGGAAATTACCTTTGAGGAAATCCACCGAAACGGAGCCATTGCCTTTGCCATTTTCGATTATATCCGCTACACAGGCGACCATGAGTACATGGTGGAATATGGCTTGGAAGTGTTGATAGCTATTTCAAGGTTCTGGGCGCAGCGTGTGAATTTCTCGGAAGCGAAGCAGCAATATGTGATGCTAGGCGTGACGGGACCCAACGAGTACGAAAACAACATCAACAACAACTGGTACACCAGCACGCTAGCTTGCTGGACGATGAAATATACGATTGAGTCGTTGGGCTATGTGAAGTCGAAAAACGAGGATAAGTACGATGACCTCATTGCAAAAGTGAACTTCAATTTTGAAGAAGAGACAACAAAATGGCTCGACATTTTAGAAAAAATGTACCTTGGCGAAGACAGCAAAAAAGGCATTTTCCTCCAACAAGATAATTTCTATGATAAGGAATTGATTCCTGCGGCAGAACTTCCTGCGGAGGAGACCCCTATCCACGAGCACTGGTCGTGGGACAGGATTTTACGCTCTTGCTACATCAAGCAAGCAGATGTATTGCAAGGAATTTACTTGTTTGAAGATCAGTTTGACAAAGAAACAATTGAGCGGAATTTTGATTTTTACGAGCCGCTTACTGTTCACGAGTCTTCGCTTTCGCCTTGCGTGCATTCCATTTTGGCGGCATCCATAGGCAGAAGGGAAAAAGCCTACGAGATGTATGTGAGAACTTCTCGCCTCGACCTAGACGACTATAACAACGACACAGACGATGGCCTGCACATCACCAGTATGGCGGGAACTTGGATGTCGGTAATCAAAGGATTTGGGGGAATGCGTGTGCAAAATGGAGAGGCTTACTTCGAGCCGTTTGTTCCTGGCAACTGGGAAGCACTCGCATTCAAGGTGTACTTTAGGGGGCATTTGCTCAGCGTAATGGCTACCAAAGAGAAGGTTGCCATTAGCAACCAAAGCGAAGAGCCGATCAGGCTTCACTTGTTTGGCGCAAGGCACAAAATAGAGCCAAACGGCGTGGTAGAAGTAGATGCCAAATAG
- a CDS encoding DUF4296 domain-containing protein: MKKIGFFLLLVSLVACDKNKLPKGVIPKDQMIDVTVDMQMLESKVDMRIKGKEEQKAYFTALQNELYKKHGIDSAIYTQSFDYYMNRLADSRDIFKAVNDSIDALRDEHRDKAKEKTKPNKPIPTQKK, from the coding sequence ATGAAAAAAATAGGCTTTTTCCTTTTGTTGGTATCCCTTGTTGCTTGTGATAAAAATAAGCTGCCCAAAGGTGTTATCCCTAAAGATCAGATGATAGATGTAACGGTCGACATGCAGATGCTCGAATCGAAAGTGGACATGAGGATAAAAGGGAAAGAGGAACAAAAGGCATATTTTACTGCCTTGCAAAATGAATTATATAAAAAGCACGGTATCGATAGTGCAATTTATACCCAAAGCTTCGACTATTATATGAATAGGCTGGCAGACTCTCGCGATATCTTTAAAGCAGTAAACGATTCCATCGATGCTCTTAGAGATGAGCATAGAGACAAGGCAAAAGAAAAGACGAAACCAAACAAACCAATACCAACGCAAAAGAAGTAG
- a CDS encoding DUF58 domain-containing protein, which translates to MNLQEIIGKLRNYEIRIRKAINSQMQGDYHSVFKGSGLEFDDVRSYQYGDDVRHIDWNVSAKGHGAFVKTFKEEKEQNIFFILDVSASQEIGADGKQKIDIGKEILGVLTLSGTKEDSSIGLLCFSDKKEKYIKPNKSIKHAYEIISTVYKLKPDSSKTNLREAMGLALNTIKRKSIFVVISDFLDQGYERNLKAIAQKHDLIIIHISDERETDLPKLGIVPMYDKESKQTVWVNTSSAEFRQNLKHFYTDGRATLEDIAKKFNASYLHVNTQEDYIPKLIRLFKVRNRHKR; encoded by the coding sequence ATGAATCTTCAGGAGATAATAGGAAAACTGAGGAATTACGAGATACGGATAAGAAAGGCGATAAACTCGCAGATGCAAGGCGATTACCATTCGGTGTTCAAAGGCTCAGGGCTGGAGTTTGACGATGTGCGCTCCTACCAATACGGGGACGATGTTCGGCATATTGACTGGAACGTTTCGGCTAAAGGGCATGGAGCGTTTGTAAAAACCTTTAAGGAAGAAAAGGAACAAAACATCTTTTTTATTTTGGATGTGAGTGCTTCGCAAGAGATTGGAGCTGACGGAAAGCAAAAAATAGACATAGGAAAAGAAATTTTGGGCGTGCTTACCCTTTCGGGAACAAAGGAGGACAGTTCTATTGGTTTGTTATGTTTTTCGGATAAAAAAGAAAAATACATTAAGCCCAACAAAAGCATCAAACATGCTTACGAGATCATCAGTACGGTATATAAATTGAAGCCCGATTCGTCCAAAACGAACCTTCGCGAGGCAATGGGGCTGGCGTTGAATACCATTAAGAGAAAAAGTATCTTCGTGGTTATATCCGACTTTTTGGACCAAGGGTATGAGCGGAACTTGAAGGCTATTGCCCAAAAGCATGATCTGATCATCATCCATATTTCCGATGAGCGGGAAACTGATTTACCGAAGTTGGGCATCGTACCTATGTACGATAAGGAAAGCAAGCAAACCGTATGGGTAAATACTTCATCGGCAGAGTTTAGGCAAAACCTCAAGCACTTTTACACCGATGGAAGAGCGACGTTGGAGGATATTGCCAAGAAATTCAATGCTAGTTACTTACATGTAAACACACAGGAAGATTACATTCCTAAGTTGATTAGGCTCTTTAAAGTGAGAAATAGACATAAAAGATAG
- a CDS encoding VWA domain-containing protein, with amino-acid sequence MDNFNIDWFSFKWLSPATLQGYEWQQFWVLYLIPAAIIILLLRWLILNQMRQKLEIALPEGKVRKSSSAWLRFIPPVFMALTLVFLLVALARPQKTNEQIEQWTEGIDIMLVLDISESMQIEDFVPNRLEAAKKVAREFIGGRFQDRIGIVIFSGEAISYSPLTTDYELLNSLVDDIDFNMIAKGGTAIGSAIAVGINRMQESDSKSKVLILLSDGENTAGSLDPITAANMAYAYGIKMYTIGVGKEGKVPFGTDMFGRKRYIEQSLDETALREIAKIGEGKYFRATNNRALDQIFKIIDEYEKAEIKETRFKDTRDYYYIYLIYSIISFLVWLGLKSTFMSNVLED; translated from the coding sequence ATGGATAATTTCAATATAGATTGGTTCAGTTTTAAATGGCTAAGTCCCGCTACGCTTCAGGGATACGAATGGCAGCAATTTTGGGTGCTTTATTTGATCCCTGCCGCTATCATTATCTTGCTGTTGCGCTGGCTTATTCTCAACCAGATGCGCCAAAAGCTGGAAATAGCCCTGCCAGAAGGTAAGGTTCGAAAAAGCAGTTCAGCTTGGCTGAGGTTCATCCCACCTGTTTTTATGGCACTGACCTTGGTGTTTTTATTGGTTGCCTTGGCTCGCCCACAAAAAACCAACGAGCAGATAGAGCAATGGACCGAGGGAATTGACATCATGCTGGTATTGGATATTTCGGAGTCTATGCAGATAGAAGACTTTGTGCCCAACCGGCTGGAAGCTGCCAAAAAAGTAGCCCGAGAGTTTATTGGAGGACGCTTTCAAGATAGAATTGGCATCGTTATCTTCTCAGGAGAAGCTATTTCCTATTCCCCGCTTACCACCGACTACGAGTTACTAAACTCACTGGTAGATGATATAGATTTCAATATGATAGCCAAGGGCGGAACAGCTATTGGAAGTGCAATTGCTGTAGGAATAAACCGCATGCAAGAGTCTGACTCTAAGTCGAAAGTTCTTATTTTGCTCAGTGATGGGGAAAATACAGCGGGTAGCCTAGATCCGATAACAGCAGCAAATATGGCGTATGCTTACGGAATAAAAATGTACACCATTGGGGTGGGAAAAGAAGGGAAAGTTCCTTTTGGCACGGACATGTTTGGAAGGAAGCGTTACATTGAGCAAAGTCTTGATGAAACTGCATTGAGGGAAATTGCCAAAATTGGTGAGGGAAAGTACTTTAGGGCTACCAACAACCGAGCGTTGGATCAGATTTTTAAGATCATTGATGAGTACGAAAAAGCGGAAATCAAAGAAACCCGTTTCAAAGATACGCGCGATTATTACTACATCTATCTCATTTATAGCATCATTAGCTTTTTGGTTTGGCTGGGGCTCAAGAGCACATTCATGAGCAACGTTTTGGAAGATTAA
- a CDS encoding N-acetylmuramoyl-L-alanine amidase, whose translation MRQTLDQNKVVLERMYGKTDYFSEINPKRQIYIHHSVSHPNPRQVIQSWRKSSYRKGAAFVIAGKPYENETSYEDGTIFSAFSSKYWALHLGVHNEKNEIPKRYKNRTHTRFLEKYSIAISICNAGEVTWESGKFYSAFRTVVPDTEVIEYVDGYRGKRFFHKYTKAQIESLRQLLVFLCNKYDIPANYQPDMWELSENALLGRFGIFTLASVRTDKVRCHPQPDLVEILMDLHKDAVMPEDQAKQQAVGEATT comes from the coding sequence ATGAGGCAGACATTAGACCAAAACAAGGTAGTATTGGAGCGGATGTATGGGAAGACCGATTACTTCTCTGAAATCAATCCTAAAAGGCAAATTTATATCCACCATAGCGTTTCCCATCCCAACCCTAGGCAAGTAATACAAAGTTGGAGAAAAAGCTCTTATCGTAAAGGAGCGGCATTTGTGATAGCAGGAAAACCTTACGAAAACGAGACTTCTTATGAGGACGGGACTATTTTTAGCGCATTCTCTTCCAAATATTGGGCTTTGCACCTTGGAGTTCACAATGAGAAAAACGAAATTCCCAAACGATATAAAAACAGGACACATACCAGGTTCTTAGAAAAGTATTCCATTGCTATTTCTATTTGCAACGCAGGAGAGGTAACTTGGGAAAGTGGTAAATTCTATTCAGCATTTCGGACAGTTGTGCCCGACACGGAGGTGATAGAATATGTAGACGGCTACAGAGGGAAACGTTTTTTCCATAAATATACCAAAGCACAAATCGAAAGCTTGAGGCAATTATTGGTTTTCTTGTGTAACAAATACGATATTCCTGCCAACTATCAGCCAGATATGTGGGAATTGAGTGAAAATGCTCTTTTGGGAAGATTCGGGATTTTCACATTGGCAAGTGTCCGTACCGATAAGGTAAGGTGTCACCCTCAACCCGACTTGGTGGAGATACTGATGGATTTACACAAAGATGCCGTGATGCCAGAAGACCAAGCAAAGCAGCAAGCCGTTGGCGAGGCAACAACATAA